A window of the Chloroflexota bacterium genome harbors these coding sequences:
- a CDS encoding peroxidase yields the protein MPDARRPTIQTDVFSHGEGSMERPGNPTRRPPDGGSGKFGRMFPQLDHLEVDERALIELGLAMNEGAASTDPDGDNAGVAAGFTYLGQFIDHDITFDPTSLKERRVDPLALENFRTPALDLDSVYGGGRAVQPYLYCRRPDDTDLFEIGQTVPWKVRGDRTLRALPPFPNDLPRARSGLAIIADPRNDENLIVAQLHLAMLKLHNRVVAGIRRDEIDVKDIPGESVFDRARRLVVWHYQWVVVHDFLGRLIDRDVLRAELTSETTIYDDATYPFIPVEFSMAAYRFGHSMVREAYDFNRVFGFGPDAVTPATLSLLFRFSGRSGSRSGDGTDPVPIPSDWIIDWRRFFDFGRLLDGAPRPTLSRRLDPLLAPTLFRLVNVGNPASDDPADRSAALPVRNLVRGQRAGLPSGQSVAAHYGIRPLGPGHLGDDSPAGRVLRAHGLLEQTPLWFYVLKEAEVLGGGQMLGPVGGRIVAQVFAGLLRNDPDSYLSAPDGWQTTLFPDADITMPRLLQLAGDVNPLGDRPLVGPGGNRPFAIPQTARPVVAVQGAGYANVLARRRP from the coding sequence ATGCCAGATGCGCGCCGGCCGACGATCCAGACCGACGTGTTCTCTCACGGCGAAGGCTCGATGGAGCGGCCGGGTAACCCGACGCGCCGTCCGCCGGATGGTGGCAGCGGCAAGTTCGGGCGCATGTTCCCGCAGCTCGACCACCTGGAGGTCGACGAGCGTGCGCTGATCGAGCTTGGCCTCGCCATGAACGAAGGGGCCGCCAGCACCGATCCGGACGGCGACAACGCTGGCGTGGCGGCCGGGTTCACCTACCTCGGCCAGTTTATCGACCACGATATCACCTTCGATCCGACCTCCCTGAAGGAGCGGCGTGTCGATCCGCTGGCCCTGGAGAACTTCCGGACGCCGGCCCTCGACCTGGACAGCGTGTACGGGGGCGGCCGCGCCGTCCAGCCGTACCTCTACTGCCGTCGGCCGGACGACACCGACCTGTTCGAGATCGGGCAGACGGTCCCCTGGAAGGTGCGCGGCGACCGGACGTTGCGGGCGCTGCCGCCGTTTCCGAACGATCTCCCCCGCGCCAGGAGCGGGCTGGCGATCATCGCGGACCCGCGCAACGACGAAAACCTGATCGTCGCGCAGCTTCACCTGGCGATGCTGAAGCTGCACAATCGGGTCGTCGCCGGCATCCGGCGCGACGAGATCGACGTGAAGGACATCCCCGGCGAGTCCGTCTTCGACCGTGCGCGGCGGCTTGTCGTCTGGCACTACCAGTGGGTCGTGGTCCACGACTTCCTGGGGCGGCTGATCGACCGTGACGTGCTGCGGGCCGAGCTGACCTCCGAGACGACGATCTACGACGACGCAACGTACCCGTTCATCCCGGTCGAGTTCTCGATGGCGGCCTACCGCTTCGGGCACAGCATGGTGCGCGAGGCGTACGACTTCAATCGCGTCTTCGGGTTTGGGCCGGATGCCGTGACGCCGGCCACGCTCAGCCTGCTCTTCCGCTTCTCGGGGCGCTCAGGGAGCCGTTCGGGGGACGGTACTGATCCAGTGCCGATTCCCAGCGACTGGATCATTGATTGGCGGCGCTTCTTCGATTTTGGGCGGCTGCTCGATGGCGCGCCGCGCCCGACCCTGAGCCGCAGGCTCGATCCGCTCCTCGCGCCGACGCTGTTCCGGCTGGTCAACGTCGGGAACCCCGCCAGCGACGATCCAGCGGATCGGTCGGCGGCGCTGCCGGTCCGCAACCTTGTGCGCGGCCAGCGGGCGGGGCTGCCGTCAGGCCAATCGGTTGCGGCGCACTACGGGATTCGGCCGCTCGGCCCCGGGCACCTTGGCGACGACTCCCCGGCTGGACGGGTGCTCCGCGCGCACGGCCTGCTGGAGCAAACGCCGCTCTGGTTCTACGTACTCAAAGAGGCGGAGGTGCTGGGCGGCGGCCAGATGCTTGGCCCGGTCGGCGGCCGCATCGTGGCCCAGGTGTTTGCCGGCCTCCTCCGCAACGATCCCGATTCGTACCTCTCCGCGCCGGATGGCTGGCAGACGACGCTCTTTCCCGACGCCGACATCACCATGCCGCGCCTGCTGCAGCTCGCCGGCGATGTCAATCCGCTTGGCGACCGTCCACTGGTCGGACCCGG